Proteins co-encoded in one Osmerus mordax isolate fOsmMor3 chromosome 11, fOsmMor3.pri, whole genome shotgun sequence genomic window:
- the timm8b gene encoding mitochondrial import inner membrane translocase subunit Tim8 B, which produces MDGFDMNASEKAEASELQRMIAIEQQKAQFQAQVHNFTDVCWDKCMDSPSSKLDSRTETCLVSCVERFIDTTLAITNRFTQMVQKGAH; this is translated from the exons ATGGATGGATTTGATATGAATGCGTCTGAAAAGGCAGAGGCATCTGAGCTTCAGAGGATGATTGCTATCGAACAGCAGAAAGCACAGTTTCAGGCCCAG GTGCACAACTTCACAGATGTCTGCTGGGACAAGTGCATGGATAGCCCGAGCTCCAAACTGGACTCTCGGACTGAGACGTGCCTAGTGAGCTGTGTGGAACGCTTCATTGACACGACTCTGGCCATTACCAACCGCTTCACGCAAATGGTTCAAAAGGGTGCACACTGA
- the snx19b gene encoding sorting nexin-19 — translation MSQPEAAQGQGSISGMLSQMNLLGLGVFLAWLVLFHLLVDIWLLCVFTSLLVVLGGWLCSQFVLNSDNLLHVERFVSLEETPQTAEDEQKLDLEIQNTIRKIVRDFVWSWYSTVSSECEFEVEVHNAMYCMALELKGRAGLVDRRELTQRVLDLYGCHLQSYLRSLEVLEEQGGDEADCLWRVYSRVSSPHPALKSSATEVNQARAMVDLLLQVLVPAPHLETRTGRFVVGELITCNVLLPLISKLSDPDWLNMLIVAIFTNSAKPAPPPLETTPPLQEPPIQQEEPQQEVATPPCPLTFCIQPVTPNDMEADTPELAAYDIIDSEELYCPQILEEEEPRPYLRQYRRPGKSNPFYQETDSDLDSPLTDKRSSMESLLMIGPDEALADRLRECATPTDASSVVDLEDDLQSYPGLSENLSCPRVHLEHPESYRPNLGSSDPASSSSLSSLQELDRDRESVGTSDRELLLGVPEGVTVGGTLPSPQASFSFQPLSSPDGPIMILNLRITGTITAMEHRGTSSHPYTLYTVKYETSMGCEPPAADSDQSVAYHTVNRRYSEFLNLQTRLEEKQELRKILKSVKGPKKVFPDLPFGNMDSDRVEARKGLLETFLKQLCSIPETANSEEMQEFLALNTDARIAFVKKPFIVSRIDKMVVNVIVDTLKTAFPRSELQSPTEDTDGEMEGGRSTSDKKSRSRLKFSSKMAPVLNGSDVRSQVVYGVADTRPVCGRQSLDHLEAFLREQERLAGRPGGAELGLEGQQDGPPVRGKAECCGCQQNSLKGATEQDTASETALADTALNIVCVVIRDQWSWLCSENFQKTLRLLFGTLINRWLDVGVANLLCTQYWVAYLRGLQEAVWPGGSLPAQPRPQRTPQQKVESKEQAHSCLMSLIPGLVSDILGEDKFKRSWNSVLESLQDPNINRHLVYSLRDILLEVLVPESSEEDFQKTLLHSLSKNHEKLPP, via the exons ATGTCCCAGCCTGAGGCAGCCCAGGGGCAGGGCAGCATATCTGGGATGCTGAGCCAGATGAACCTGCTAGGACTGGGTGTCTTTCTGGCCTGGCTAGTGCTTTTCCACCTACTGGTCGACATatggctcctgtgtgtgttcaccagtctgctggtggtgctggggggctGGCTGTGCTCTCAGTTTGTGCTGAACTCAGACAACCTGCTCCACGTGGAGAGGTTTGTCAGCTTGGAGGAGACCCCCCAAACCGCCGAAGATGAACAAAAACTAGACCTGGAGATCCAGAACACCATCAGGAAGATCGTACGGGACTTTGTGTGGTCTTGGTACAGCACGGTGTCGTCGGAGTGTGAGTTTGAGGTGGAGGTTCACAACGCTATGTACTGTATGGCACTGGAGCTGAAGGGGCGTGCCGGGCTGGTGGACCGGAGAGAGCTGACCCAGAGGGTGCTGGACCTGTACGGCTGCCACTTGCAGAGCTACCTCAGGTccctggaggtgctggaggagcagggtggagacGAGGCAGATTGTCTGTGGAGGGTGTACTCCAGAGTCAgctccccccaccctgccctgaaGAGCTCAGCCACGGAGGTGAACCAGGCACGGGCCATGGTGGACCTGCTTCTTCAGGTGCTAGTGCCCGCGCCACACCTGGAGACCCGCACAGGAAGGTTTGTGGTTGGAGAGCTCATCACCTGCAACGTCTTATTGCCCCTCATCTCCAAACTGTCCGACCCAGACTGGCTCAACATGCTCATCGTGGCCATTTTCACCAATTCAGCTAAACCAGCTCCGCCCCCGCTTGAGACCACGCCCCCTCTCCAAGAGCCGCCGATCCAGCAGGAGGAGCCTCAGCAGGAGGTGGCCACCCCTCCTTGCCCTTTGACCTTCTGTATCCAGCCAGTCACACCCAATGACATGGAAGCAGACACTCCAGAGCTAGCTGCCTATGACATCATCGATTCAGAAGAGCTGTACTGCCCTCagatcctggaggaggaggagcctcgaCCGTACCTGAGGCAGTACCGGCGGCCCGGGAAGTCCAACCCCTTTTACCAGGAGACTGACTCTGACCTGGACTCTCCCCTCACAGACAAGAGGAGCTCCATGGAGTCCCTGCTCATGATTGGTCCAGATGAGGCGCTGGCTGACCGGCTCCGGGAATGTGCCACGCCAACTGACGCCAGCAGTGTGGTGGACCTGGAGGACGACCTCCAGTCCTACCCCGGCCTATCAGAGAACCTGTCCTGCCCCAGGGTTCACCTAGAGCATCCTGAAAGCTACAGACCTAATCTGGGGTCCTCCGATCCcgcttcctcctccagcctgagcAGCCTACAGGAgctggacagagacagggagagtgtcGGCACGTCGGACAGAGAGCTGCTGCTAGGGGTGCCTGAGGGTGTGACTGTGGGGGggaccctgccctccccccaggcctcgttcagcttccagcccctcagCAGTCCCGATGGACCCATCATGATCCTGAACCTCCGTATCACTGGCACCATCACTGCCATGGAGCACCGCGGCACCAGCTCCCATCCCTACACCCTGTACACTGTCAAG tatgAGACGTCGATGGGCTGTGAGCCCCCTGCTGCAGactctgaccagtcagtggcATACCACACTGTCAACAGACGCTACAGCGAGTTCCTCAACCTGCAGACCCGCCTGGAAGAGAAACAAGAGCTACGCAAGATCCTCAAGA GTGTCAAGGGGCCAAAGAAAGTCTTTCCAGACCTGCCTTTTGGGAACATGGACAGTGACAGAGTGGAGGCCAGGAAAGGCCtgctggagaccttcctgaag CAACTGTGTAGCATTCCTGAGACTGCCAACAGCGAGGAGATGCAGGAGTTCCTAGCTCTCAACACAGATGCCAGGATTGCCTTCGTCAAGAAGCCTTTCATCGTGTCACGCATAGACAAG atggtggTGAATGTCATTGTGGACACACTGAAGACGGCGTTCCCACGTTCGGAGCTGCAGAGCCCGACCGAGGACAcggacggagagatggagggagggaggagtacgTCTGACAAGAAGAGCCG gtCACGTCTGAAGTTTTCCAGTAAGATGGCTCCTGTCCTGAATGGCTCTGATGTCAGGTCCCAGGTGGTCTATGGTGTTGCTGACACCCGACCG GTGTGTGGCCGTCAGTCCCTGGATCACCTGGAGGCCTTcctgagggagcaggagaggctggcgGGCCGGCCGGGGGGGGctgagctggggctggaggggcagcAGGACGGGCCCCCTGTCAGAGGAAAGGCGGAGTGCTGTGGCTGCCAGCAGAACAGCTTAAAAGGAGCCACTGAACAGGACACAG cctCTGAGACGGCCCTGGCAGATACGGCGCTGAACATCGTATGTGTGGTGATCAGGGACCAGTGGAGCTGGCTGTGTAGTGAGAACTTCCAGAAGACCCTCCGGCTGCTGTTTGGAACCCTCATCAACAG GTGGTTGGATGTGGGCGTGGCTAACCTGTTGTGTACCCAGTACTGGGTGGCATACCTGAGGGGGCTTCAGGAGGCCGTCTGGCCTGGGGGGTCACTGCCCGCACAGCCCCGCCCTCAACGCACCCCCCAGCAGAAGGTGGAGAGCAAGGAGCAGGCCCACAGCTGCCTCATGAGCCTCATACCTG GCCTGGTGTCAGACATCCTGGGAGAAGACAAGTTTAAACGCAGCTGGAATTCTGTTCTAGAGTCTTTGCAGGATCCCAATATAAACag acacCTGGTGTACAGTTTGAGGGACATCCTGCTGGAGGTCCTGGTTCCTGAGTCTTCTGAAGAGGACTTCCAGAAAACTTTGCTGCACAGTCTGTCCAAAAACCATGAGAAGCTGCcgccctga
- the il4i1 gene encoding L-amino-acid oxidase isoform X2 has translation MALCKFFPVAILAVICLVYTVSGSFQDDLLYCLQDSDYAELLDIVENGLPPTKTPHHVAIIGGGMSGLTAAKFLEDAGHKVTIIEASNRIGGRVQTFRNQREGWYAELGAMRIPSFHKILLSFAAKMDIKLNKFIQDDMNTYYFVNGKLARTYKVKEQPDVLGYNLEGKEKGKSAAQLFDAALDQLKDYLKKFGCKAMLEKYDSYSVKEYLVKEANVSRGGLRMIGDILNENSFFYTSLLEMLYIQSDINDDTTYYEVTDGFEHLPRAFFKYLNGTILLNCKVKQVSQTSTNVTVSFQDWRHPNTLTNLTVDYVLVTATAKASLFIDFQPPLSTRKMEALRSVHYASSTKVILSFSQRFWENDFIKGGKSITDLPSRFIYYPSHSFPNTEGGVVLASYTCSDDSTLFQGVDNETLKALVLEDLVKIHGEFIRHLCTGGEVKKWGLDPYSLGAFAIYTPYQQTDYAAELFANENRVHFAGEHTATPHAWIETAMKSAIRAAKNINNLTD, from the exons ATGGCACTCTGCAAATTTT TTCCCGTGGCCATATTGGCTGTAATATGCCTAGTCTACACTGTGAGTGGATCCTTCCAGGACGATCTATTGTATTGTCTCCAGGACTCAGACTACGCAGAGCTGCTGGACATTGTGGAGAATGGGCTgccccccaccaagacacctcATCATGTGGCCATTATTGGTGGGGGGATGTCTGGACTAACTGCTGCTAAGTTTCTGGAGGATGCAGGACACAAG GTGACCATTATCGAGGCCAGTAATCGTATTGGTGGCCGGGTTCAGACCTTCAGGAACCAACGGGAAGGCTGGTATGCAGAGCTGGGAGCCATGAGAATCCCCAGCTTCCACAA GATCCTATTATCCTTTGCCGCTAAAATGGACATCAAACTGAACAAGTTCATCCAGGATGACATGAATACGTACTACTTTGTGAATGGCAAGCTGGCAAGGACCTACAAAGTAAAGGAACAGCCAGATGTGCTCGGTTACAACCTGGAAGGCAAGGAGAAGGGGAAATCTGCAGCTCAGCTTTTTGATGCAGCCCTGGATCAG TTGAAGGATTATCTGAAGAAGTTTGGATGTAAAGCCATGTTGGAAAAATATGACTCCTACTCTGTGAAG GAGTACCTGGTGAAGGAGGCCAATGTGTCCAGAGGAGGCCTGAGGATGATCGGAGACATCCTGAACGAAAACAGCTTCTTCTACACATCACTCCTAGAGATGTTGTATATCCAGTCAGACATCAACGACGACACTAC TTACTACGAGGTGACTGATGGGTTTGAACACCTGCCCCGGGCCTTCTTCAAGTATCTGAATGGCACCATACTGCTCAACTGCAAGGTGAAGCAGGTGTCCCAGACCAGCACCAACGTCACTGTGTCCTTCCAGGACTGGAGACACCCCAACACGCTGACCAACCTGACGGTTGACTACGTCTTGGTCACCGCCACGGCCAAGGCATCCCTCTTCATTGATTTCCAGCCGCCTCTCTCCACACGAAAGATGGAGGCCTTGCGCTCG GTGCACTATGCCAGCTCCACCAAGGTCATCCTCAGCTTTAGCCAGAGGTTCTGGGAGAATGACTTCATCAAAGGGGGCAAGAGCATCACAGACCTTCCCTCCCGCTTCATCTACTACCCAAGCCACAGCTTCCCCAACACGGAAGGCGGAGTGGTGCTGGCGTCGTACACCTGCTCAGATGACTCCACGCTGTTCCAGGGGGTGGACAACGAGACGCTGAAGGCGCTGGTTTTGGAAGACCTGGTGAAGATCCATGGGGAGTTCATCCGACACCTGTGCACTGGGGGCGAGGTGAAGAAGTGGGGACTGGACCCCTACAGCCTTGGGGCCTTTGCCATCTACACCCCCTACCAGCAGACAGACTATGCCGCAGAGCTGTTTGCAAATGAGAATCGGGTCCACTTTGCTGGCGAGCACACTGCCACGCCCCACGCCTGGATAGAGACTGCCATGAAGTCAGCAATCAGGGCCGCCAAGAATATCAACAACCTCACTGACTAG
- the il4i1 gene encoding L-amino-acid oxidase isoform X1, which produces MALCKFFPVAILAVICLVYTVSGSFQDDLLYCLQDSDYAELLDIVENGLPPTKTPHHVAIIGGGMSGLTAAKFLEDAGHKVTIIEASNRIGGRVQTFRNQREGWYAELGAMRIPSFHKILLSFAAKMDIKLNKFIQDDMNTYYFVNGKLARTYKVKEQPDVLGYNLEGKEKGKSAAQLFDAALDQLKDYLKKFGCKAMLEKYDSYSVKVSEQLVCLLQEYLVKEANVSRGGLRMIGDILNENSFFYTSLLEMLYIQSDINDDTTYYEVTDGFEHLPRAFFKYLNGTILLNCKVKQVSQTSTNVTVSFQDWRHPNTLTNLTVDYVLVTATAKASLFIDFQPPLSTRKMEALRSVHYASSTKVILSFSQRFWENDFIKGGKSITDLPSRFIYYPSHSFPNTEGGVVLASYTCSDDSTLFQGVDNETLKALVLEDLVKIHGEFIRHLCTGGEVKKWGLDPYSLGAFAIYTPYQQTDYAAELFANENRVHFAGEHTATPHAWIETAMKSAIRAAKNINNLTD; this is translated from the exons ATGGCACTCTGCAAATTTT TTCCCGTGGCCATATTGGCTGTAATATGCCTAGTCTACACTGTGAGTGGATCCTTCCAGGACGATCTATTGTATTGTCTCCAGGACTCAGACTACGCAGAGCTGCTGGACATTGTGGAGAATGGGCTgccccccaccaagacacctcATCATGTGGCCATTATTGGTGGGGGGATGTCTGGACTAACTGCTGCTAAGTTTCTGGAGGATGCAGGACACAAG GTGACCATTATCGAGGCCAGTAATCGTATTGGTGGCCGGGTTCAGACCTTCAGGAACCAACGGGAAGGCTGGTATGCAGAGCTGGGAGCCATGAGAATCCCCAGCTTCCACAA GATCCTATTATCCTTTGCCGCTAAAATGGACATCAAACTGAACAAGTTCATCCAGGATGACATGAATACGTACTACTTTGTGAATGGCAAGCTGGCAAGGACCTACAAAGTAAAGGAACAGCCAGATGTGCTCGGTTACAACCTGGAAGGCAAGGAGAAGGGGAAATCTGCAGCTCAGCTTTTTGATGCAGCCCTGGATCAG TTGAAGGATTATCTGAAGAAGTTTGGATGTAAAGCCATGTTGGAAAAATATGACTCCTACTCTGTGAAG GTGTCTGAGCAGCTGGTGTGTTTGCTGCAGGAGTACCTGGTGAAGGAGGCCAATGTGTCCAGAGGAGGCCTGAGGATGATCGGAGACATCCTGAACGAAAACAGCTTCTTCTACACATCACTCCTAGAGATGTTGTATATCCAGTCAGACATCAACGACGACACTAC TTACTACGAGGTGACTGATGGGTTTGAACACCTGCCCCGGGCCTTCTTCAAGTATCTGAATGGCACCATACTGCTCAACTGCAAGGTGAAGCAGGTGTCCCAGACCAGCACCAACGTCACTGTGTCCTTCCAGGACTGGAGACACCCCAACACGCTGACCAACCTGACGGTTGACTACGTCTTGGTCACCGCCACGGCCAAGGCATCCCTCTTCATTGATTTCCAGCCGCCTCTCTCCACACGAAAGATGGAGGCCTTGCGCTCG GTGCACTATGCCAGCTCCACCAAGGTCATCCTCAGCTTTAGCCAGAGGTTCTGGGAGAATGACTTCATCAAAGGGGGCAAGAGCATCACAGACCTTCCCTCCCGCTTCATCTACTACCCAAGCCACAGCTTCCCCAACACGGAAGGCGGAGTGGTGCTGGCGTCGTACACCTGCTCAGATGACTCCACGCTGTTCCAGGGGGTGGACAACGAGACGCTGAAGGCGCTGGTTTTGGAAGACCTGGTGAAGATCCATGGGGAGTTCATCCGACACCTGTGCACTGGGGGCGAGGTGAAGAAGTGGGGACTGGACCCCTACAGCCTTGGGGCCTTTGCCATCTACACCCCCTACCAGCAGACAGACTATGCCGCAGAGCTGTTTGCAAATGAGAATCGGGTCCACTTTGCTGGCGAGCACACTGCCACGCCCCACGCCTGGATAGAGACTGCCATGAAGTCAGCAATCAGGGCCGCCAAGAATATCAACAACCTCACTGACTAG